A genome region from Myxosarcina sp. GI1 includes the following:
- a CDS encoding arylsulfotransferase family protein, translated as MASQRFSLIFFILSSVFITFNLGYLARAFKFFPYQFYTEAAKGYQEIRKASSDELPHYYRRLQEPFPKAVSTTGEPYPGLTLVSKIAADSNLAVDIIDLEGNVVHQWDINWFEMWPNPQHIPKKDIPKAKPGANIHGIVVMENGDIIFNFEYKGLIRVAPNGDIVWRLPYSTHHSIHRDDNGNLWISGKKFHTEKDPRLPHLFPPYYEETILEVTPEGKIVREYSVADILRKNGYTGLLYLGSLGNESTAIKGPGGRDILHLNDVEPFSAKTMEEGFFKQGDVMVSLRNINTVFVFNAETEEIKFISSGQFVRQHDPDFVDGNTFSVFDNNNNNASKAKRQSEIVLVSATDKTVKTYFKGTLERPFFTNVMGKNQWLPNGNLLITESMPGRGFEIDRQGNIVWEYYNYVDEGIVGVIGELQRLPSKYTQIFQGKK; from the coding sequence ATGGCTTCGCAAAGATTCAGTTTAATTTTTTTTATTCTTTCCAGCGTGTTTATCACTTTTAATTTAGGTTATCTTGCCAGAGCATTTAAGTTTTTTCCCTATCAGTTTTATACTGAAGCAGCAAAAGGTTATCAAGAAATTCGTAAAGCTAGCTCTGACGAACTTCCTCACTACTATAGGCGATTGCAGGAACCATTTCCCAAGGCAGTTAGCACAACTGGCGAACCATACCCAGGCTTGACCTTAGTTAGCAAAATTGCTGCCGATAGCAATTTAGCAGTAGACATCATCGATTTAGAAGGCAACGTAGTTCACCAATGGGACATTAACTGGTTTGAAATGTGGCCCAATCCCCAACATATACCAAAGAAAGACATTCCGAAAGCCAAACCAGGAGCTAACATTCACGGTATTGTCGTCATGGAAAATGGCGATATTATTTTCAATTTCGAGTACAAAGGTTTAATTCGCGTAGCTCCTAACGGAGATATTGTCTGGCGGTTGCCCTATTCAACCCATCACTCAATTCACAGAGACGATAACGGCAACTTATGGATAAGCGGTAAAAAGTTTCATACCGAAAAAGATCCTCGTTTGCCACATTTATTCCCGCCATATTATGAAGAAACAATTTTAGAAGTTACCCCCGAAGGAAAGATTGTAAGAGAGTACTCCGTTGCCGATATTTTACGCAAGAATGGCTATACTGGACTGCTATATCTAGGTAGTCTTGGTAATGAATCTACGGCAATAAAAGGTCCAGGTGGTCGCGACATACTGCATCTCAATGATGTCGAGCCTTTTTCTGCCAAAACAATGGAGGAAGGATTCTTTAAACAGGGTGATGTTATGGTATCGCTGCGTAATATCAATACGGTTTTTGTCTTTAATGCCGAAACCGAAGAAATTAAGTTTATTTCTAGCGGACAATTCGTCCGCCAGCACGACCCAGACTTTGTAGACGGCAATACTTTTTCAGTCTTTGATAATAATAATAACAACGCCTCTAAAGCAAAGCGTCAAAGTGAAATTGTCTTAGTTTCGGCAACAGACAAGACAGTTAAAACCTATTTTAAAGGTACTTTAGAGCGACCTTTCTTTACTAACGTCATGGGAAAAAATCAGTGGCTCCCCAATGGCAATTTACTAATTACCGAATCTATGCCTGGAAGGGGGTTTGAAATCGATCGCCAGGGAAATATCGTTTGGGAATATTATAACTATGTAGATGAAGGAATAGTAGGAGTTATCGGAGAATTGCAGCGTTTGCCCTCTAAATATACGCAAATATTTCAAGGTAAAAAATAA
- a CDS encoding argininosuccinate synthase translates to MGRAEKVVLAYSGGVDTSVCIPYLKEEWGVKEVITLAADLGQGDELEPIRQKALKCGAVESLVEDATASFVKDYAFPAIQANTLYENRYPLSTALARPLIAKLLVEAAEKYGADAVAHGCTGKGNDQVRFDVGIMALNPELKVLAPAREWGMSREEAITYGEKFGIEFPVKKSSPYSIDRNLLGRSIEAGPLEDPMTEPPEEIYLMTEAIANTPDEPEYVTIGFEAGIPVSINGNNLDPVALIAQLNQTVGKHGVGRLDMIENRVVGIKSREIYEAPALLVLIDAHRDLESLTLTADITQYKRGIEQTYGELVYRGLWYSPLKAALDAFIQKTQERVTGEVRLKLFKGNATIVGRRSPNSIYTPDLATYGADDQFDHKAAEGFIYIWGLPTRVWSQKTR, encoded by the coding sequence ATGGGACGCGCAGAAAAAGTAGTATTAGCCTATTCGGGTGGGGTAGATACCTCAGTTTGTATTCCCTATCTTAAAGAAGAATGGGGAGTTAAAGAAGTAATTACTCTGGCTGCCGACTTGGGACAGGGAGACGAATTAGAACCAATCCGCCAAAAAGCTCTGAAATGCGGTGCAGTCGAATCGTTAGTAGAAGATGCAACTGCAAGTTTTGTTAAAGACTATGCTTTTCCTGCCATTCAAGCCAATACTTTGTATGAAAATCGCTATCCACTTTCCACTGCTTTGGCTCGTCCGCTAATAGCCAAGCTATTAGTAGAGGCAGCAGAAAAATATGGTGCGGATGCAGTAGCACATGGCTGTACGGGGAAAGGTAACGATCAGGTACGTTTTGATGTAGGCATTATGGCATTGAACCCCGAACTAAAAGTTCTCGCACCTGCCAGAGAGTGGGGCATGAGTCGGGAAGAAGCTATTACTTATGGGGAAAAATTTGGCATCGAATTCCCCGTTAAAAAATCTTCTCCTTACAGTATCGATCGCAACTTACTCGGTCGCAGTATCGAAGCAGGTCCTTTGGAAGATCCCATGACCGAACCCCCTGAAGAAATTTACCTGATGACCGAAGCAATTGCCAACACTCCCGACGAACCAGAGTATGTCACGATTGGTTTTGAGGCAGGTATTCCCGTCAGTATTAACGGTAATAATCTCGATCCAGTGGCTTTGATCGCGCAACTCAATCAAACAGTAGGCAAGCATGGCGTAGGACGGCTCGATATGATCGAAAACCGCGTAGTGGGCATTAAATCGCGGGAAATATACGAAGCACCAGCTTTACTGGTGTTAATTGATGCCCATCGCGATCTAGAAAGTCTAACCCTCACTGCCGACATCACCCAATACAAACGAGGTATCGAACAAACTTATGGCGAACTAGTCTATCGCGGTCTATGGTACAGTCCTTTAAAAGCAGCTTTAGATGCTTTTATTCAAAAAACTCAGGAACGTGTCACGGGAGAAGTAAGGCTAAAACTCTTTAAAGGTAACGCCACGATCGTGGGACGGCGATCGCCCAATTCGATCTACACTCCCGATCTCGCTACCTATGGTGCCGATGACCAATTCGACCACAAAGCAGCAGAAGGATTTATTTATATTTGGGGTTTACCCACCAGAGTTTGGTCGCAAAAAACTAGATAA
- a CDS encoding type II toxin-antitoxin system RelE/ParE family toxin — protein MTRRIVITPRASRDIDELFEYIAQNNSDAALRFFDAARQTFSQLARTPGLGRAYEMSKPELKGLRRWKIKGFEKYIVFYRYSEDFLEIVRIIYAGRDLRSLLEDETDS, from the coding sequence ATGACGCGACGGATTGTAATTACTCCTAGAGCTAGTCGCGACATAGATGAATTGTTTGAGTATATTGCTCAAAATAATTCAGATGCAGCTTTACGCTTTTTCGATGCAGCGCGACAAACTTTTTCTCAACTGGCTCGAACTCCTGGATTAGGTAGAGCTTATGAGATGTCAAAACCAGAATTAAAGGGCTTGCGTAGATGGAAAATCAAAGGGTTTGAAAAATACATAGTTTTCTATCGATACTCAGAGGATTTTTTAGAAATAGTGCGAATAATTTACGCGGGAAGAGATCTTCGTAGCCTCCTCGAAGATGAAACTGACAGCTAG
- a CDS encoding arylsulfotransferase family protein produces MASQRFGLIFFILSSVFITFNLGYLARAFKFFPYQFYTEAAKGYQEIRKANSDKLPWYYRRLQEPFPKAVSKTGEPYPGLTLVTKIAADSNLAVDIIDLEGNIVHQWDINWFKMWPNTQYIPEKDVPKAKPGTNIHGIVVMENGDIIFNFESRGLIRINRQGDVVWRLPYQTHHSIHRDDNGNLWMGGLKFRTEKNPRLPNMXPPYYEDTILEVTPEGKIVREYSVADILRKNGYTGLLYLGTLGNESTAIQGQGKLLATDDILHLNDVEPFSAQTMEEGFFKQGDVMVSLRNINTVFVFNAETEEIKFISVGQFVRQHDPDFIDGNTFSVFDNNNNNASKAKRQSRIAIVSATDKKVKTYFKGSLDRPFFTNVMGKHQWLPNGNVLITEAMTGRGFEIDRQGNIVWEYFNYVDEGIVGVVGELQRLHSKYTQIFQGKK; encoded by the coding sequence ATGGCTTCGCAAAGATTCGGTTTAATCTTTTTTATTCTTTCCAGTGTGTTTATTACTTTTAATTTAGGCTATCTTGCCAGAGCATTTAAGTTTTTTCCCTATCAGTTTTATACTGAAGCAGCAAAAGGTTATCAAGAAATTCGTAAAGCCAACTCAGATAAACTTCCTTGGTACTATAGACGTTTGCAGGAACCATTTCCCAAAGCAGTTAGCAAAACTGGCGAACCATACCCAGGCTTGACCTTAGTTACCAAAATCGCTGCCGATAGCAATTTAGCCGTAGACATTATCGATTTAGAAGGCAACATAGTCCATCAATGGGACATTAATTGGTTTAAAATGTGGCCCAATACCCAATACATACCAGAGAAAGATGTTCCGAAAGCCAAACCAGGAACTAATATTCACGGTATCGTGGTCATGGAAAATGGCGATATTATTTTTAACTTCGAGAGTAGAGGTTTAATTCGCATAAATCGTCAGGGAGATGTTGTCTGGAGATTACCCTATCAAACTCATCACTCGATTCACAGAGACGATAACGGCAACTTGTGGATGGGTGGACTTAAGTTTCGTACCGAAAAAAATCCTCGGTTGCCGAATATGAYCCCGCCATATTATGAGGATACGATTTTGGAAGTTACCCCCGAAGGCAAGATTGTAAGAGAGTACTCTGTTGCGGATATTTTACGTAAGAATGGCTATACTGGTCTTCTCTATCTAGGTACTCTCGGCAATGAATCTACGGCAATACAGGGTCAGGGTAAATTATTAGCCACCGATGACATACTGCATCTCAATGATGTCGAACCTTTTTCTGCCCAAACAATGGAGGAAGGATTCTTTAAGCAAGGCGATGTCATGGTTTCACTGCGTAATATCAACACAGTTTTTGTCTTTAATGCCGAAACCGAAGAAATTAAGTTTATTTCTGTCGGTCAATTCGTCCGCCAGCACGATCCTGACTTTATAGACGGTAATACTTTCTCAGTCTTCGATAATAATAATAACAACGCATCTAAAGCCAAACGCCAAAGCCGAATTGCGATCGTTTCGGCAACAGACAAGAAGGTAAAGACTTATTTCAAAGGCAGTTTAGATCGACCTTTCTTTACTAACGTCATGGGCAAACATCAGTGGCTTCCCAATGGCAATGTACTAATCACCGAAGCTATGACTGGTAGGGGATTTGAGATCGATCGCCAGGGAAATATCGTTTGGGAATATTTTAATTATGTAGATGAAGGAATAGTAGGAGTTGTAGGGGAGTTGCAGCGTTTGCACTCTAAATATACGCAAATATTTCAAGGTAAAAAATAA
- a CDS encoding response regulator, whose amino-acid sequence MIRILIVDDQNIIRQGLQVLLEPKPKLKVVGTASDGNSAIKQVEHLEPDVVLLDIEMPEMNGITATNKICRQFPQTKILVLSSHEDREYVVEALQAGAHGYLLKNTSAEELERAIWSVYQGHSQIESKLLKKVLVGESNSHLIESVEQSESERQPQPEKGSSLKLWKYWVWGAIIVAILSLVAITLIRFLNRLQPQTNSNSTAAPTQTKLPEIKKIAAMARIEPLGEIMSLFAPTSLEAVRVEQLLVQVGDRVKEGQMIAIVDGRQRQQAVDKAETQLAAARSRLAKAEAEAKQNTVRDKEAAIVNLEAELASETQTQQAAIAELVTELDKARTEWQRYQQLFERGAISASELDSKKSTWETSRERLNEARETFGQTERTLNANIAEAQATLEETAQVRPVEVQRAQGELRQAEASVVKAEADMELAYIRAPIDGEIINIHTRPGEALNEKGIAEIGQIDQMMIVAEVERNDLAWIKIGQKATVTSDVFSEELQGKVQQIGSSINKNDILASDYAVVEVEILLAPKYSQKVVQLSTLEEMDVILEL is encoded by the coding sequence ATGATTCGCATCTTGATAGTAGACGATCAAAACATCATCAGGCAAGGACTTCAAGTATTGCTCGAACCCAAACCCAAACTCAAAGTAGTAGGAACTGCTTCTGACGGTAACAGCGCAATAAAACAAGTAGAACACCTAGAACCCGATGTCGTATTGCTCGATATTGAGATGCCCGAAATGAATGGTATAACTGCCACAAATAAGATATGCAGGCAGTTTCCTCAAACTAAAATTCTCGTTCTTAGCAGCCATGAAGATCGAGAATATGTCGTAGAAGCTTTACAGGCAGGAGCGCATGGCTATCTACTCAAAAACACTTCAGCAGAAGAATTAGAACGGGCAATTTGGTCGGTATATCAAGGTCATTCACAGATAGAGTCGAAATTACTCAAAAAAGTATTAGTTGGAGAATCTAACTCGCACTTGATTGAGTCTGTAGAGCAAAGTGAATCAGAACGGCAACCGCAGCCAGAAAAAGGAAGCTCGTTAAAACTGTGGAAATACTGGGTTTGGGGAGCGATTATTGTTGCTATTTTATCGCTTGTGGCAATAACTTTGATTCGCTTTTTAAATCGTCTTCAGCCTCAAACGAATTCTAATTCTACTGCTGCACCTACTCAAACCAAGCTGCCTGAAATAAAAAAAATAGCCGCTATGGCTAGAATTGAACCATTGGGAGAAATAATGTCTCTATTTGCTCCTACCTCCCTAGAAGCAGTACGGGTAGAACAGCTACTGGTACAGGTTGGCGATCGGGTCAAAGAAGGACAGATGATTGCGATTGTTGATGGTCGTCAAAGACAGCAGGCAGTAGATAAAGCAGAAACGCAATTGGCAGCTGCTCGATCCCGTTTAGCAAAAGCTGAGGCAGAGGCAAAACAAAATACAGTTAGAGATAAAGAAGCTGCGATCGTCAATCTGGAAGCAGAATTAGCTAGCGAGACACAAACTCAACAAGCTGCTATTGCCGAACTAGTCACCGAACTGGATAAAGCTCGAACAGAATGGCAGCGCTATCAACAACTTTTCGAGCGAGGAGCAATTTCTGCATCAGAGTTAGATAGTAAAAAATCGACTTGGGAAACTTCCAGAGAGCGGTTAAACGAAGCCAGAGAAACTTTTGGGCAAACGGAACGTACTCTTAATGCCAATATAGCCGAAGCTCAAGCCACCTTAGAAGAGACAGCACAAGTTCGTCCTGTTGAGGTGCAGAGAGCGCAGGGGGAGCTAAGACAAGCTGAAGCATCTGTAGTTAAAGCCGAAGCCGATATGGAATTAGCCTATATTCGCGCTCCTATAGATGGAGAAATTATAAATATTCATACTCGTCCTGGTGAAGCATTAAACGAAAAAGGTATTGCCGAAATCGGTCAAATTGACCAAATGATGATTGTGGCAGAAGTAGAGCGAAACGATCTCGCTTGGATAAAAATAGGACAAAAAGCAACAGTGACTAGCGATGTTTTTTCCGAAGAGCTACAGGGTAAGGTACAACAGATTGGCTCTTCAATTAATAAAAATGACATTCTCGCTTCTGATTATGCCGTTGTAGAAGTTGAAATTTTGCTTGCTCCAAAATACAGTCAGAAAGTTGTCCAACTAAGCACTTTAGAAGAAATGGATGTAATCCTAGAGCTTTAA
- a CDS encoding IS982 family transposase, with amino-acid sequence MARELGGFEDSIHLIDGFPIPLCHYQRAKNCRLFSAEASFGYCAAKDEKYYGFRGHLVISTNGVITGFSLTSANVSEREALWDVIHGISRLLIGDKGYLSSSLQQELLEQNLNLQTPKRSNLIDSRDRHWVQTLVKTRRLVETTGELRRASHGRVPSALIGQLVLDQFNFDR; translated from the coding sequence CTGGCGCGAGAGTTAGGAGGTTTTGAGGATTCAATTCATCTAATTGACGGTTTTCCGATTCCTTTGTGCCATTACCAAAGAGCGAAAAATTGCCGACTGTTTTCAGCAGAAGCGAGTTTCGGATACTGTGCAGCTAAAGATGAGAAGTACTATGGTTTTCGAGGACACTTGGTTATCAGCACTAATGGGGTTATTACTGGTTTCAGCTTGACTTCTGCTAATGTCTCCGAGCGAGAAGCATTGTGGGATGTTATTCATGGAATTAGTAGATTACTAATTGGAGACAAAGGTTATCTTAGTTCTTCATTACAGCAAGAGTTATTAGAACAAAATCTTAATCTTCAAACTCCAAAGCGTTCTAATCTGATTGATTCTCGCGACCGCCACTGGGTTCAAACATTAGTCAAAACCCGCCGTTTAGTTGAAACAACTGGAGAGCTTCGACGTGCTTCGCACGGCAGAGTGCCTTCGGCACTCATTGGACAACTAGTACTCGACCAATTTAATTTTGACAGGTAA
- a CDS encoding type II toxin-antitoxin system ParD family antitoxin, producing the protein MTTVNISLPEDLQLFIDEQIAGGNYSTASEYIHYLIRQAQQQAERERIETLLLEGLESGESVEMTDEWWEAKRARLKLRQNEQK; encoded by the coding sequence ATGACTACTGTGAATATTTCTCTTCCTGAAGATTTACAATTATTTATTGACGAGCAAATTGCTGGTGGCAACTATAGTACAGCCAGCGAGTATATTCACTATCTCATTCGGCAAGCACAGCAGCAAGCAGAACGAGAACGAATTGAAACTCTTTTACTGGAAGGCTTAGAGAGCGGTGAGTCAGTTGAGATGACTGATGAGTGGTGGGAAGCAAAACGCGCTCGGTTGAAGCTGCGTCAGAATGAGCAAAAATGA
- a CDS encoding site-specific integrase, giving the protein MNKSTQSVIGRQTGRQTGRQTGRQKKGTVKVETDKGWLRLRFTYAGQRRASALGLIDTSINRQFAEQKARQVELDIISGNFDTTLQKYKPQKTVRETKAESITAEELILRFIEDKSKLVSSPRSLEKYQTLITHLKSFSLKGKRVTHSLAERFANDFKQDNLEQFYQYLLEKLAPVTLKQKIVWLSACWQWGIEQKLIEVNPWKPFVKRVKVPPKQMPKPFTQEEIKAIVEGFKRDRYYSYYLEFIEFLFGTGCRTGEAIGLCWKHLNRDCSTVWIGESLSRKTRKATKTNRARTITLTRRLQSLLQSMKPQDCDLEKPVFQSKRGKSIDDHNFRNRAWKSILAKADIEYRKPYNTRHTLISHALDRGMNPVAVAQLTGHDVQTLYENYAGNVKCRPMLPEILE; this is encoded by the coding sequence ATGAATAAAAGTACTCAGAGTGTTATTGGTAGACAAACTGGTAGACAAACTGGTAGACAAACTGGTAGACAGAAAAAAGGAACGGTAAAAGTTGAAACCGATAAAGGCTGGCTTAGATTGAGATTTACCTATGCTGGTCAACGACGAGCTTCAGCTCTAGGCTTGATAGATACCAGTATCAATCGGCAATTTGCAGAACAAAAAGCACGGCAAGTCGAACTAGATATCATTTCGGGCAACTTTGATACCACTTTGCAAAAGTATAAACCTCAAAAAACTGTTAGAGAAACTAAAGCAGAGTCTATAACTGCCGAAGAGTTAATACTGAGGTTTATCGAAGACAAATCTAAGTTAGTATCTTCGCCTCGTTCTTTAGAAAAATATCAAACTCTTATAACCCATTTGAAATCTTTCTCTTTGAAAGGCAAAAGAGTTACTCATTCATTAGCCGAGCGATTTGCTAACGATTTTAAACAAGACAATTTGGAGCAATTCTATCAGTATTTACTTGAAAAATTGGCACCTGTTACTTTGAAACAAAAAATTGTCTGGCTCTCCGCCTGTTGGCAATGGGGAATCGAGCAAAAATTAATAGAAGTAAATCCTTGGAAGCCTTTCGTTAAGAGAGTAAAAGTACCTCCCAAGCAAATGCCTAAACCTTTCACTCAAGAAGAAATCAAAGCCATCGTTGAAGGCTTCAAACGAGATAGATATTACTCTTACTATCTCGAATTTATAGAATTTCTCTTTGGTACGGGATGTAGAACGGGAGAAGCAATTGGCTTGTGTTGGAAACATTTAAATCGAGACTGTTCCACGGTTTGGATTGGTGAAAGCCTAAGCAGAAAAACCAGAAAAGCCACGAAAACTAACAGAGCTAGAACCATTACCTTAACCCGTCGGCTTCAATCGCTTTTGCAGTCTATGAAACCTCAAGATTGCGATTTAGAAAAACCCGTTTTTCAATCTAAGAGGGGTAAATCAATAGATGACCATAATTTTAGAAACAGAGCCTGGAAATCGATCTTAGCTAAAGCAGATATTGAATATAGAAAACCATACAATACCCGTCACACGTTGATTAGCCACGCTTTAGATCGAGGTATGAACCCAGTGGCTGTAGCTCAACTAACTGGTCACGACGTTCAAACACTGTATGAAAATTACGCAGGAAATGTAAAATGCCGTCCGATGCTTCCAGAAATTCTTGAATAG
- a CDS encoding carotenoid oxygenase family protein encodes MMQTKVNPYLDDNFAPVQREITSDTLEIIGELPPQLSGMFLRNGPNPQYSPIGQYHWFDGDGMIHGVRLHNGRANYCNRYVRTRGWQLEHEAGKAIWSGLLEPPQLDNPDGPTKNTANTALVWHAGTMLATWEGGAPHAIDVPTLDTIGKYTYDGKLSSSFTAHPKIDPMTGEMMFFGYSFSPPYLQYSVVSSGGKLLRTVPIEIPMAVMMHDFAITEHYTIFMDLPLTFNRERMQRGEPPLMFENNKPSRFGIVPRHSDNSDIRWFETSACYVFHTLNAYEEGDEVVLIACRMNSTNVLTENTESALEDSTPRLHQWRFNLNTGTISETMLDDVAADFPRVNENFLGLATRYGYAGRMTGGSMPLFDGVIKYDLNTGKSQTHEFGSERFGGEAVFAPHPDGKDEDDGWLITFVRDCAPRSGKANRHSETSELVIIDAKDVTSEPVARVLIPQRVPYGFHGAWIDEAQLETSCGN; translated from the coding sequence ATCATGCAAACCAAAGTCAACCCCTATCTCGATGATAACTTTGCTCCAGTACAGCGAGAAATTACCTCAGACACACTGGAAATAATTGGAGAACTACCCCCGCAATTATCAGGGATGTTTTTACGCAACGGACCCAATCCACAATATTCGCCTATCGGACAGTATCACTGGTTTGACGGAGATGGTATGATACATGGAGTTCGGCTTCACAACGGGCGAGCTAACTATTGTAACCGCTATGTTCGCACTAGAGGCTGGCAGTTGGAACACGAAGCAGGTAAAGCAATTTGGAGCGGTCTGTTAGAGCCTCCCCAACTGGATAATCCTGATGGTCCTACTAAAAATACAGCTAATACGGCTTTGGTTTGGCACGCTGGAACTATGTTGGCAACCTGGGAAGGAGGCGCGCCTCATGCTATAGATGTTCCTACATTAGACACTATTGGTAAGTATACTTACGATGGCAAATTGTCATCTTCTTTTACCGCCCATCCTAAAATTGACCCAATGACTGGGGAAATGATGTTTTTTGGTTACTCTTTTTCTCCACCTTATCTGCAATATAGCGTGGTTTCTTCGGGAGGAAAACTATTGCGGACGGTACCAATCGAGATACCAATGGCGGTAATGATGCACGATTTTGCGATTACCGAACACTATACTATTTTTATGGATTTACCCCTGACTTTTAATCGGGAAAGGATGCAACGGGGAGAACCACCGTTAATGTTTGAAAACAATAAACCCAGTCGCTTTGGTATCGTTCCCCGTCACAGTGACAACAGCGACATTCGTTGGTTTGAAACTTCTGCTTGCTATGTGTTTCACACTTTAAATGCCTACGAAGAAGGGGATGAAGTAGTGCTAATAGCTTGTCGCATGAATTCTACCAATGTGTTGACTGAAAATACAGAATCCGCTCTTGAAGATAGTACGCCCAGATTACATCAATGGCGTTTTAACCTCAACACTGGAACTATTTCGGAAACCATGCTCGATGACGTAGCTGCCGATTTTCCCCGCGTTAATGAAAACTTTTTAGGATTAGCTACTAGATATGGTTACGCTGGTAGAATGACGGGAGGTTCGATGCCTCTATTTGACGGTGTTATTAAGTACGACCTAAATACTGGTAAGTCCCAAACCCATGAATTTGGCTCCGAACGCTTCGGTGGTGAAGCAGTGTTTGCACCACATCCAGATGGGAAAGATGAGGATGATGGCTGGTTGATTACCTTTGTTCGCGATTGCGCTCCGCGCAGTGGCAAAGCCAATCGCCACTCAGAAACTTCAGAATTGGTAATTATAGATGCTAAAGATGTTACCTCCGAACCAGTAGCCAGAGTGTTAATTCCCCAGCGCGTACCCTACGGTTTTCATGGTGCTTGGATTGACGAAGCACAGCTTGAAACTTCTTGTGGGAATTAG